From a region of the Bermanella marisrubri genome:
- a CDS encoding alpha/beta hydrolase family protein, protein MEKTLIACQDGYCLTGHFFKASTDTPRGAVLIAPATGFRHQVYFNFASWLSEQGFSVLTFSNRGIGDSRNNTPLAQISGDLVDWGSLDLPAALEKLINLEPDLPISFVGHSAGAQLIGLMPNFSIVDRYVLIAASSGYFNNLKPKTKLAAKLLFHVWQPISVAFKGYWPTKIIGFGENLPRGVAKQWREWCRAPGYVENSFGKEIQQHYYADIKAPILSLTATDDHIAVPDNVDDFLRLLPNASIEKHFLEPAGFGLKEIGHSDLLRRRCEACWPTILNGLAS, encoded by the coding sequence ATGGAAAAAACGCTAATCGCCTGTCAAGACGGATACTGCCTGACTGGCCATTTCTTCAAGGCATCAACCGATACACCTCGTGGCGCAGTTCTCATCGCACCAGCTACGGGGTTTCGTCACCAAGTCTACTTCAATTTTGCCTCATGGCTGAGCGAGCAGGGCTTCTCTGTACTGACCTTTTCGAATCGTGGTATCGGAGACTCTCGTAATAACACACCCTTAGCCCAAATCTCAGGCGACCTAGTCGATTGGGGATCGCTTGACCTGCCAGCAGCATTAGAAAAACTTATCAATCTCGAGCCGGATTTGCCCATTAGCTTTGTGGGACATAGCGCGGGAGCACAATTAATCGGTTTAATGCCGAATTTCTCTATCGTCGACCGTTATGTTCTTATTGCTGCATCATCTGGTTATTTCAATAACTTAAAACCCAAAACAAAACTCGCTGCAAAGCTACTATTCCATGTTTGGCAGCCAATCTCTGTCGCGTTTAAAGGTTATTGGCCTACCAAGATTATTGGTTTTGGTGAGAACCTACCGCGCGGTGTAGCTAAGCAATGGAGAGAATGGTGCCGTGCACCAGGTTACGTTGAAAACAGTTTTGGAAAGGAAATACAGCAGCACTACTACGCAGATATCAAAGCTCCGATACTCTCATTAACCGCCACAGATGACCACATCGCCGTACCCGACAATGTAGATGATTTTCTGCGACTTTTACCCAACGCCAGCATAGAAAAGCACTTTCTGGAACCAGCAGGCTTTGGGTTGAAAGAAATCGGCCATAGTGATCTGCTACGCAGACGTTGCGAAGCTTGTTGGCCAACTATTTTGAATGGCCTTGCGTCTTAA
- a CDS encoding GNAT family N-acetyltransferase: protein MTVRLCNKNDLASIFDIYNHSKIDELKYEDRDFMLLPLEKDDMRLGGLMESDIYVYEERGKILGFGAHHDNEIRALFVYPESRGKGIGKTLLEFLLSNVHGQPYLYVASTNQPAKYIYQGYGFRVTETFETTYNEIPVIAQKMVRKDQILT, encoded by the coding sequence ATGACTGTCCGACTATGTAATAAAAATGATCTAGCTTCCATCTTTGATATTTATAATCATTCGAAAATTGATGAACTTAAATACGAGGATAGGGATTTTATGCTTCTGCCTCTTGAGAAAGATGATATGAGATTAGGCGGTTTGATGGAGTCTGATATATATGTGTATGAAGAAAGAGGCAAAATTTTGGGTTTTGGGGCTCACCACGATAACGAAATTCGAGCCCTATTTGTATATCCTGAGAGTAGGGGCAAGGGCATAGGAAAAACCTTGCTTGAATTTTTATTGTCCAATGTTCATGGCCAACCCTATCTATATGTTGCTAGCACGAATCAACCAGCGAAATATATATACCAAGGATACGGTTTTCGTGTAACTGAGACGTTCGAAACGACATATAATGAAATACCAGTGATCGCTCAAAAGATGGTTCGTAAAGATCAGATCTTAACTTAA
- a CDS encoding GNAT family N-acetyltransferase — translation MAIKYKVNEPITTDQFIDLLERSTLGERRPIEDYDCMAGMVSNSNLMITAWNDDILVGIARSVTDFHYACYLSDLAVHQDYQKLGIGKRLQALTQEQLGPRCKLILIAAPAANSYYGPIGYSQNDRCWVLEPGTQILTE, via the coding sequence ATGGCAATCAAATACAAAGTGAATGAGCCAATTACCACGGATCAGTTTATTGATCTATTAGAACGCTCCACCCTAGGAGAGCGCCGCCCCATTGAAGACTATGATTGCATGGCGGGTATGGTTTCCAATTCCAATCTTATGATAACCGCTTGGAATGATGACATTCTTGTTGGGATTGCCCGTAGTGTGACGGACTTTCATTATGCCTGTTATCTATCCGATTTGGCAGTACATCAAGATTACCAGAAATTAGGCATTGGCAAGCGACTACAGGCTCTCACTCAAGAGCAGCTTGGTCCTCGTTGTAAGTTGATTCTCATTGCTGCGCCGGCTGCAAACTCTTATTATGGGCCCATTGGTTATAGCCAGAATGATCGTTGTTGGGTGCTGGAGCCGGGAACTCAGATTCTCACGGAATAA
- a CDS encoding TetR/AcrR family transcriptional regulator — translation MNQHKILESRFPGRRAGLKREILEHALHCFNELGVESTTIDVIKARCETSVGAIYHHFGNKEGILSALFFAAQDDQRLHLAQSLAISNSLRDVVSAIISSYLDWVVENPEWAKFLYQARASVAKGPFKEELNDRNLKGFREIRAKLLSFENETTDIVQSFELLPSLIIGPSENYCRAWLADRVQTSPLDYREEFSESAWRSLQR, via the coding sequence ATGAATCAACATAAAATTCTTGAGAGTAGATTTCCTGGGCGAAGAGCTGGGCTAAAAAGAGAAATTTTGGAGCATGCGCTTCATTGTTTTAACGAGCTTGGGGTAGAGTCGACCACGATAGATGTAATCAAAGCCCGCTGTGAAACCAGTGTTGGTGCGATTTATCATCACTTCGGGAACAAAGAAGGAATTTTAAGTGCGCTTTTTTTCGCTGCCCAAGATGATCAGAGATTACATCTTGCACAGTCGTTAGCGATTTCAAATAGTCTGCGTGATGTGGTGTCTGCGATCATTTCGAGTTATTTGGATTGGGTTGTTGAGAATCCTGAATGGGCAAAATTCCTATATCAAGCCCGTGCTTCAGTCGCTAAGGGGCCATTTAAAGAAGAGCTGAACGATCGTAATCTAAAAGGGTTTCGTGAAATCAGAGCAAAATTGCTTAGTTTCGAGAACGAAACGACTGATATTGTGCAATCGTTCGAGTTATTGCCTTCTTTGATCATTGGACCCAGTGAGAATTATTGTAGAGCTTGGCTTGCCGATAGGGTTCAAACGTCGCCATTGGATTACCGTGAAGAGTTTTCGGAATCTGCTTGGCGCTCGCTGCAAAGGTAA
- a CDS encoding GFA family protein produces the protein MTFEIEGDLESFYLCHCQHCQKDTGSAFAANIFSQSAKLRWLTGEDCITSFTLEGTRHNKSFCKVCGSALPNTLTQNLLVVPAGSLDTTISVEPTAHLFTSSKADWEKDLDKIAAFKSLPS, from the coding sequence GTGACATTTGAAATAGAAGGTGATTTAGAGAGTTTTTACTTATGTCACTGCCAGCATTGCCAAAAAGATACGGGCTCTGCTTTTGCGGCCAACATATTCTCACAGTCAGCCAAACTGCGATGGCTGACAGGTGAAGATTGCATAACTAGTTTTACTTTGGAAGGTACCCGTCATAACAAGAGCTTCTGTAAAGTATGCGGCTCAGCATTGCCTAATACACTGACTCAAAACCTACTTGTTGTGCCTGCTGGAAGCTTGGATACAACAATTTCAGTGGAACCTACAGCACATCTTTTTACATCTAGCAAAGCAGATTGGGAAAAAGATTTGGATAAAATAGCAGCCTTCAAGAGTTTACCTAGTTAG